From a single Silene latifolia isolate original U9 population chromosome 6, ASM4854445v1, whole genome shotgun sequence genomic region:
- the LOC141588413 gene encoding uncharacterized protein LOC141588413 → MKLIKACNNFIILLVEKYNGRFWYIVLFYGAPSVHMRASGFLDLEQWIDTCKLPFLIVGDFNQVDYQCDKLSASQQPIEGAEEFNLWKLRNELVDIPFKGPRFTWCNNRKGEKRVYERLDKAMGSKDWLSLFPDMGLKHYPIQISDHAPIEVDLNLTCMAGKRPFKLDAWALDFEECLEKKAEWNAKWDDFDRQLEHGINLACNGGGEEEYTRVNEELQAYTADAEKFWKQRAKIKWTVGGIPIQNSSLIG, encoded by the exons ATGAAATTAATCAAGGCTTGTAATAATTTTATTATCcttttagtggaaaaatataaTGGACGTTTCTGGTATATTGTGCTCTTCTATGGTGCTCCGAGTGTTCATATGCGGGCATCGGGTTTCTTGGATTTGGAACAATGGATTGATACGTGTAAACTTCCCTTCCTTATAGTTGGGGATTTTAATCAAGTTGATTATCAGTGTGATAAATTAAGTGCTAGTCAACAACCAATTGAAGGTGCGGAGGAATTTAATCTCTGGAAATTAAGGAATGAACTTGTGGACATTCCTTTTAAGGGACCGCGATTTACATGGTGTAATAAtagaaagggagaaaagagggttTATGAAAGGTTGGACAAAGCTATGGGGTCTAAGGATTGGTTGTCCCTTTTTCCGGATATGGGTCTCAAACACTATCCGATTCAAATTTCGGATCATGCCCCGATTGAGGTTGATCTAAACCTCACTTGCATGGCGGGAAAACGACCTTTTAAGTTAGATGCCTGGGCTTTGGATTTTGAGGAGTGTTTGGAAAAG AAAGCGGAATGGAATGCTAAGTGGGATGATTTTGATCGGCAGCTAGAGCATGGAATTAATTTAGCGTGCAATGGGGGAGGGGAGGAGGAGTATACGAGAGTGAACGAGGAGCTTCAGGCTTATACGGCTGATGCAGAAAAGTTTTGGAAGCAACGGGCAAAGATTAAGTGGACAGTAGGGGGGATACCTATACAAAATTCTTCTTTAATTGGGTGA